Proteins found in one Odontesthes bonariensis isolate fOdoBon6 chromosome 11, fOdoBon6.hap1, whole genome shotgun sequence genomic segment:
- the slx9 gene encoding ribosome biogenesis protein SLX9 homolog has translation MVGKIKHVRQKLHQEAVKLDRAEGLSRPAGSAVCLLRPAALQGGQPPPVESIRGVTQIPAQSPLPSRIFAGTNISPEALVQTLKFEEPPDVPTNTEKGPEEKKVQSKKEKMKERRDRWLSKISSIKQAKEQQAAEARRQATPVVGDMRPLADALPELCQLITPSTASLTTRRKSRKNKMPVKRPEPTDFSQMKQSQKRKLLEAESSRFSEAVKALSSRKNPLEDIGEQLRKRMRREDEQGPS, from the exons ATGGTTGGAAAGATCAAACATGTCCGGCAGAAGCTTCACCAGGAGGCGGTGAAGCTGGACCGGGCCGAGGGCCTCTCCCGGCCCGCCGGGTCCGCGGTGTGTCTGCTGAGGCCCGCCGCGTTGCAGGGAGGGCAGCCCCCACCTGTGGAAAGCATCAGAGGCGTCACACAG ATCCCCGCACAGAGCCCGCTGCCCTCCCGGATCTTTGCGGGCACCAACATCTCTCCAGAGGCCCTGGTTCAAACTCTGAAGTTTGAGGAACCTCCAGATGTGCCCACAAACACCGAGAAAG GCCCAGAGGAGAAGAAGGTCCAGTCAAAGAAAGAGAAGATGAAGGAGAGGAGGGACAGATGGCTCAGCA AAATCAGCTCCATCAAACAGGCTAAAGAGCAGCAGGCGGCCGAGGCCCGGAGGCAGGCTACGCCCGTGGTGGGGGACATGAGGCCACTGGCTGACGCCTTGCCGGAGCTCTGTCAGCTCATCACCCCCAGTACAGCGTCCCTCACAACCCGCCGCAAGAGCAGGAAGAACAAGAT GCCGGTGAAGAGGCCGGAGCCCACAGACTTCAGTCAGATGAAGCAGTCTCAGAAACGTAAACTCCT GGAAGCTGAGAGCAGCCGCTTCAGCGAGGCCGTGAAGGCGCTCTCCTCCAGGAAGAACCCTCTGGAGGACATCGGGGAGCAGCTGAGGAAGAGGATGAGGCGGGAAGACGAGCAGGGCCCCAGTTAA